The following coding sequences are from one Manduca sexta isolate Smith_Timp_Sample1 chromosome 7, JHU_Msex_v1.0, whole genome shotgun sequence window:
- the LOC119188585 gene encoding LOW QUALITY PROTEIN: bystin-like (The sequence of the model RefSeq protein was modified relative to this genomic sequence to represent the inferred CDS: deleted 2 bases in 1 codon), giving the protein MIFRIKTMCEGVRNVLQKYRSGKLPKAFKMIPHLQNWEQILYITEPATWSAAAMYQATRIFASNLKEKMAQRFYNLVLLPRVRDDLAEYKRLNFHLYQALRKALFKPGAFMKGILLPLLEAGDCTLREAIIIGSVLARNSVPVLHSSAAMLKIAEMDYTGANSIFLRILFDKKYALPYRVVDAVVFHFLRFQSTPVVLPVLWHQALLTFVQRYKADISTEQRDAILELLKKQYHPTITAEIRRELHAAQCRDIEANELTSNHMVVE; this is encoded by the exons AtgatttttagaattaaaaccATGTGTGAGGGTGTCAGAAATGTTCTTCAAAAATATCGATCAGGAAAATTGCCCAAGGCTTTTAAAATGATACCTCATTTACAAAATTGGGAGCAGATCTTGTATATAACAGAACCAGCTACATGGTCAGCAGCAGCAATGTATCAG gcAACCAGAATTTTTGCatctaatttaaaagaaaaaatggcACAAAGATTTTACAATTTGGTCCTGTTACCCCGTGTTAGGGATGATCTGGCTGAATATAAGAGGTTGAACTTCCATCTCTACCAAGCTCTGAGGAAAGCACTTTTTAAGCCTGGAGCTTTCATGAAGGGAATTTTACTTCCGTTATTAGag GCTGGTGATTGTACACTTAGAGAGGCCATAATTATAGGATCGGTATTGGCTCGTAATTCAGTGCCGGTGTTACATTCTAGTGCAGCAATGTTGAAAATAGCTGAGATGGACTACACTGGTGCAAATTCAATATTCCTCAGGATTTTATTCGACAAGAAATATGCCTTACCATACAGAGTTGTTGATGCCGTTGTTTTCCATTTTctaag ATTTCAATCC ACTCCCGTGGTGTTGCCAGTGTTGTGGCATCAAGCATTATTGACCTTTGTGCAACGTTATAAGGCTGATATTTCTACAGAACAGAGAGATGCTATTCTAGAATTGttgaaaaaacaatatcatCCCACTATAACTGCTGAG ATACGAAGAGAATTACATGCAGCACAATGCAGAGACATTGAAGCAAATGAACTAACATCAAACCACATGGTAGTGGAATAA
- the LOC119193858 gene encoding UPF0587 protein GA18326-like, protein MVKIAPSKYKANLECIEKLYTNHPYYQWFLKLKCGSCGEVSEKFHDLTEAEKIPQKHNRSETNLLIKCKLCSRENSMDVIEGSNGQYTNNDVGKFKTIVIFDCRGVEPVDFEPKSGWIAEAEDDGKKFEDVDLTEKEWVDYDEKNQTSVGVYELEWKFIKVK, encoded by the exons ATGGTTAAAATCGCCCCTTCAAAATACAAAGCAAATTTGGAATGCATAGAGAAACTGTACACAAACCATCCGTATTACCAATGGTTTCTAAAATTAAAGTGCGGAAGTTGTGGCGAAGTGTCGGAAAAGTTTCACGATCTCACCGAAGCTGAAAAAATACCTCAAAAACACAACAGGTCGGAGACAAACCTGCTGATTAAATGCAAATTGTGTTCGAGGGAGAACAGTATGGATGTTATTGAGGGCAGTAATG GTCAATACACCAACAATGATGTTGGCAAGTTCAAGactattgtaatatttgacTGCAGAGGGGTGGAGCCAGTGGATTTCGAGCCCAAGTCTGGGTGGATTGCTGAGGCAGAGGATGATG GTAAGAAGTTTGAAGATGTGGACTTAACTGAAAAAGAATGGGTGGATTATGATGAGAAGAACCAGACATCAGTGGGAGTGTATGAGCTGGAATGGAAGTTCATTAAAGTGAAGTAA